Proteins from a genomic interval of Lemur catta isolate mLemCat1 chromosome 17, mLemCat1.pri, whole genome shotgun sequence:
- the RBM39 gene encoding RNA-binding protein 39 isoform X1, with protein sequence MADDIDIEAMLEAPYKKDENKLSSANGHEERSKKRKKSKSRSRSHERKRSKSKERKRSRDRERKKSKSRERKRSRSKERRRSRSRSRDRRFRGRYRSPYSGPKFNSAIRGKIGLPHSIKLSRRRSRSKSPFRKDKSPVREPIDNLTPEERDARTVFCMQLAARIRPRDLEEFFSTVGKVRDVRMISDRNSRRSKGIAYVEFVDVSSVPLAIGLTGQRVLGVPIIVQASQAEKNRAAAMANNLQKGSAGPMRLYVGSLHFNITEDMLRGIFEPFGRIESIQLMMDSETGRSKGYGFITFSDSECAKKALEQLNGFELAGRPMKVGHVTERTDASSASSFLDSDELERTGIDLGTTGRLQLMARLAEGTGLQIPPAAQQALQMSGSLAFGAVAEFSFVIDLQTRLSQQTEASALAAAASVQPLATQCFQLSNMFNPQTEEEVGWDTEIKDDVIEECNKHGGVIHIYVDKNSAQGNVYVKCPSIAAAIAAVNALHGRWFAGKMITAAYVPLPTYHNLFPDSMTATQLLVPSRR encoded by the exons gaggaaaaaaagcaaaagcagaagTCGTAGTCATGAACGAAAGAGAAGCAAAAGTAAGGAACGGAAGCGAAGTAGagatagagaaaggaaaaagagcaaaagcCGTGAAAGGAAGAGAAGTAGAAGCAAGGAAAGGAGACGGAGCCGCTCAAGAAGTCGAGATCGCAGGTTCAGAGGCCGCTACAGAAGTCCATA CTCCGGACCAAAATTTAACAGTGCCATCCGAGGAAAGATTGGGTTGCCTCATAGCATCAAATTAAG CAGACGGCGTTCCCGAAGCAAAAGCCCATTCAGAAAAGACAAGAGCCCTGTGAG GGAGCCTATTGATAATCTAACTCCTGAGGAAAGAGATGCAAGGACAGTTTTCTGTATGCAGCTGGCAGCAAGAATTCGACCAAGGgatctggaagagtttttctcTACAGTGGGAAAG gttCGAGATGTGAGGATGATTTCTGATAGAAATTCAAGACGTTCCAAAGGAATTGCTTATGTGGAGTTTGTTGATGTTAGCTCAGTGCCTCTAGCAATAGGATTGACTGGCCAACGAGTTTTAGGAGTGCCAATCATAGTACAGGCATcacag GCAGAAAAAAACAGAGCTGCAGCAATGGCAAACAATTTACAAAAGGGAAGTGCAGGACCTATGAGGCTTTATGTGGGCTCATTACACTTTAACATAACTGAAGATATGCTTCGGGGGATCTTTGAGCCTTTTGGAAGG ATTGAAAGTATCCAGCTTATGATGGACAGTGAAACAGGTCGATCTAAAGGATATGGGTTTATTACA TTTTCAGACTCGGAATGTGCCAAAAAGGCTTTGGAACAACTTAATGGATTTGAACTAGCAGGAAGGCCAATGAAAGTTGGTCATGTTACTGAACGTACGGATGCTTCCAGTGCTAGTTCATTTTTGGATAGTGATGAACTGGAAAGGACTGGAATTGACTTGGGAACAACTGGTCGTCTCCAATTAATGGCAAGACTTGCAGAGG GTACAGGTTTACAGATTCCACCAGCAGCACAGCAGGCTCTGCAAATGAGTGGCTCTTTGGCATTTGGTGCTGTGGCAG AATTCTCTTTTGTTATAGATTTGCAAACAAGACTTTCCCAACAGACTGAAG ctTCAGCTTTAGCTGCAGCTGCCTCTGTTCAACCACTTGCAACACAGTGTTTCCAACTCTCTAACATGTTTAATCCTCAAAC AGAAGAAGAAGTTGGATGGGATACAGAGATTAAGGATGATGTGATTGAAGAATGTAATAAACATGGAGGAGTTATTCATATTTATGTTGACAAAAATTCAGCTCAG GGCAATGTGTATgtgaagtgcccatcaattgctGCAGCTATTGCTGCTGTCAATGCATTGCATGGCAGGTGGTTTGCTG GTAAAATGATTACAGCAGCATATGTACCTCTTCCAACTTACCACAACCTCTTTCCTGATTCTATGACAGCAACACAACTACTGGTTCCAAGTAGACGATGA
- the RBM39 gene encoding RNA-binding protein 39 isoform X2, which yields MADDIDIEAMLEAPYKKDENKLSSANGHEERSKKRKKSKSRSRSHERKRSKSKERKRSRDRERKKSKSRERKRSRSKERRRSRSRSRDRRFRGRYRSPYSGPKFNSAIRGKIGLPHSIKLSRRRSRSKSPFRKDKSPVREPIDNLTPEERDARTVFCMQLAARIRPRDLEEFFSTVGKVRDVRMISDRNSRRSKGIAYVEFVDVSSVPLAIGLTGQRVLGVPIIVQASQAEKNRAAAMANNLQKGSAGPMRLYVGSLHFNITEDMLRGIFEPFGRIESIQLMMDSETGRSKGYGFITFSDSECAKKALEQLNGFELAGRPMKVGHVTERTDASSASSFLDSDELERTGIDLGTTGRLQLMARLAEGTGLQIPPAAQQALQMSGSLAFGAVADLQTRLSQQTEASALAAAASVQPLATQCFQLSNMFNPQTEEEVGWDTEIKDDVIEECNKHGGVIHIYVDKNSAQGNVYVKCPSIAAAIAAVNALHGRWFAGKMITAAYVPLPTYHNLFPDSMTATQLLVPSRR from the exons gaggaaaaaaagcaaaagcagaagTCGTAGTCATGAACGAAAGAGAAGCAAAAGTAAGGAACGGAAGCGAAGTAGagatagagaaaggaaaaagagcaaaagcCGTGAAAGGAAGAGAAGTAGAAGCAAGGAAAGGAGACGGAGCCGCTCAAGAAGTCGAGATCGCAGGTTCAGAGGCCGCTACAGAAGTCCATA CTCCGGACCAAAATTTAACAGTGCCATCCGAGGAAAGATTGGGTTGCCTCATAGCATCAAATTAAG CAGACGGCGTTCCCGAAGCAAAAGCCCATTCAGAAAAGACAAGAGCCCTGTGAG GGAGCCTATTGATAATCTAACTCCTGAGGAAAGAGATGCAAGGACAGTTTTCTGTATGCAGCTGGCAGCAAGAATTCGACCAAGGgatctggaagagtttttctcTACAGTGGGAAAG gttCGAGATGTGAGGATGATTTCTGATAGAAATTCAAGACGTTCCAAAGGAATTGCTTATGTGGAGTTTGTTGATGTTAGCTCAGTGCCTCTAGCAATAGGATTGACTGGCCAACGAGTTTTAGGAGTGCCAATCATAGTACAGGCATcacag GCAGAAAAAAACAGAGCTGCAGCAATGGCAAACAATTTACAAAAGGGAAGTGCAGGACCTATGAGGCTTTATGTGGGCTCATTACACTTTAACATAACTGAAGATATGCTTCGGGGGATCTTTGAGCCTTTTGGAAGG ATTGAAAGTATCCAGCTTATGATGGACAGTGAAACAGGTCGATCTAAAGGATATGGGTTTATTACA TTTTCAGACTCGGAATGTGCCAAAAAGGCTTTGGAACAACTTAATGGATTTGAACTAGCAGGAAGGCCAATGAAAGTTGGTCATGTTACTGAACGTACGGATGCTTCCAGTGCTAGTTCATTTTTGGATAGTGATGAACTGGAAAGGACTGGAATTGACTTGGGAACAACTGGTCGTCTCCAATTAATGGCAAGACTTGCAGAGG GTACAGGTTTACAGATTCCACCAGCAGCACAGCAGGCTCTGCAAATGAGTGGCTCTTTGGCATTTGGTGCTGTGGCAG ATTTGCAAACAAGACTTTCCCAACAGACTGAAG ctTCAGCTTTAGCTGCAGCTGCCTCTGTTCAACCACTTGCAACACAGTGTTTCCAACTCTCTAACATGTTTAATCCTCAAAC AGAAGAAGAAGTTGGATGGGATACAGAGATTAAGGATGATGTGATTGAAGAATGTAATAAACATGGAGGAGTTATTCATATTTATGTTGACAAAAATTCAGCTCAG GGCAATGTGTATgtgaagtgcccatcaattgctGCAGCTATTGCTGCTGTCAATGCATTGCATGGCAGGTGGTTTGCTG GTAAAATGATTACAGCAGCATATGTACCTCTTCCAACTTACCACAACCTCTTTCCTGATTCTATGACAGCAACACAACTACTGGTTCCAAGTAGACGATGA
- the RBM39 gene encoding RNA-binding protein 39 isoform X3 — MADDIDIEAMLEAPYKKDENKLSSANGHEERSKKRKKSKSRSRSHERKRSKSKERKRSRDRERKKSKSRERKRSRSKERRRSRSRSRDRRFRGRYRSPYRRRSRSKSPFRKDKSPVREPIDNLTPEERDARTVFCMQLAARIRPRDLEEFFSTVGKVRDVRMISDRNSRRSKGIAYVEFVDVSSVPLAIGLTGQRVLGVPIIVQASQAEKNRAAAMANNLQKGSAGPMRLYVGSLHFNITEDMLRGIFEPFGRIESIQLMMDSETGRSKGYGFITFSDSECAKKALEQLNGFELAGRPMKVGHVTERTDASSASSFLDSDELERTGIDLGTTGRLQLMARLAEGTGLQIPPAAQQALQMSGSLAFGAVAEFSFVIDLQTRLSQQTEASALAAAASVQPLATQCFQLSNMFNPQTEEEVGWDTEIKDDVIEECNKHGGVIHIYVDKNSAQGNVYVKCPSIAAAIAAVNALHGRWFAGKMITAAYVPLPTYHNLFPDSMTATQLLVPSRR; from the exons gaggaaaaaaagcaaaagcagaagTCGTAGTCATGAACGAAAGAGAAGCAAAAGTAAGGAACGGAAGCGAAGTAGagatagagaaaggaaaaagagcaaaagcCGTGAAAGGAAGAGAAGTAGAAGCAAGGAAAGGAGACGGAGCCGCTCAAGAAGTCGAGATCGCAGGTTCAGAGGCCGCTACAGAAGTCCATA CAGACGGCGTTCCCGAAGCAAAAGCCCATTCAGAAAAGACAAGAGCCCTGTGAG GGAGCCTATTGATAATCTAACTCCTGAGGAAAGAGATGCAAGGACAGTTTTCTGTATGCAGCTGGCAGCAAGAATTCGACCAAGGgatctggaagagtttttctcTACAGTGGGAAAG gttCGAGATGTGAGGATGATTTCTGATAGAAATTCAAGACGTTCCAAAGGAATTGCTTATGTGGAGTTTGTTGATGTTAGCTCAGTGCCTCTAGCAATAGGATTGACTGGCCAACGAGTTTTAGGAGTGCCAATCATAGTACAGGCATcacag GCAGAAAAAAACAGAGCTGCAGCAATGGCAAACAATTTACAAAAGGGAAGTGCAGGACCTATGAGGCTTTATGTGGGCTCATTACACTTTAACATAACTGAAGATATGCTTCGGGGGATCTTTGAGCCTTTTGGAAGG ATTGAAAGTATCCAGCTTATGATGGACAGTGAAACAGGTCGATCTAAAGGATATGGGTTTATTACA TTTTCAGACTCGGAATGTGCCAAAAAGGCTTTGGAACAACTTAATGGATTTGAACTAGCAGGAAGGCCAATGAAAGTTGGTCATGTTACTGAACGTACGGATGCTTCCAGTGCTAGTTCATTTTTGGATAGTGATGAACTGGAAAGGACTGGAATTGACTTGGGAACAACTGGTCGTCTCCAATTAATGGCAAGACTTGCAGAGG GTACAGGTTTACAGATTCCACCAGCAGCACAGCAGGCTCTGCAAATGAGTGGCTCTTTGGCATTTGGTGCTGTGGCAG AATTCTCTTTTGTTATAGATTTGCAAACAAGACTTTCCCAACAGACTGAAG ctTCAGCTTTAGCTGCAGCTGCCTCTGTTCAACCACTTGCAACACAGTGTTTCCAACTCTCTAACATGTTTAATCCTCAAAC AGAAGAAGAAGTTGGATGGGATACAGAGATTAAGGATGATGTGATTGAAGAATGTAATAAACATGGAGGAGTTATTCATATTTATGTTGACAAAAATTCAGCTCAG GGCAATGTGTATgtgaagtgcccatcaattgctGCAGCTATTGCTGCTGTCAATGCATTGCATGGCAGGTGGTTTGCTG GTAAAATGATTACAGCAGCATATGTACCTCTTCCAACTTACCACAACCTCTTTCCTGATTCTATGACAGCAACACAACTACTGGTTCCAAGTAGACGATGA
- the RBM39 gene encoding RNA-binding protein 39 isoform X4 — translation MADDIDIEAMLEAPYKKDENKLSSANGHEERSKKRKKSKSRSRSHERKRSKSKERKRSRDRERKKSKSRERKRSRSKERRRSRSRSRDRRFRGRYRSPYRRRSRSKSPFRKDKSPVREPIDNLTPEERDARTVFCMQLAARIRPRDLEEFFSTVGKVRDVRMISDRNSRRSKGIAYVEFVDVSSVPLAIGLTGQRVLGVPIIVQASQAEKNRAAAMANNLQKGSAGPMRLYVGSLHFNITEDMLRGIFEPFGRIESIQLMMDSETGRSKGYGFITFSDSECAKKALEQLNGFELAGRPMKVGHVTERTDASSASSFLDSDELERTGIDLGTTGRLQLMARLAEGTGLQIPPAAQQALQMSGSLAFGAVADLQTRLSQQTEASALAAAASVQPLATQCFQLSNMFNPQTEEEVGWDTEIKDDVIEECNKHGGVIHIYVDKNSAQGNVYVKCPSIAAAIAAVNALHGRWFAGKMITAAYVPLPTYHNLFPDSMTATQLLVPSRR, via the exons gaggaaaaaaagcaaaagcagaagTCGTAGTCATGAACGAAAGAGAAGCAAAAGTAAGGAACGGAAGCGAAGTAGagatagagaaaggaaaaagagcaaaagcCGTGAAAGGAAGAGAAGTAGAAGCAAGGAAAGGAGACGGAGCCGCTCAAGAAGTCGAGATCGCAGGTTCAGAGGCCGCTACAGAAGTCCATA CAGACGGCGTTCCCGAAGCAAAAGCCCATTCAGAAAAGACAAGAGCCCTGTGAG GGAGCCTATTGATAATCTAACTCCTGAGGAAAGAGATGCAAGGACAGTTTTCTGTATGCAGCTGGCAGCAAGAATTCGACCAAGGgatctggaagagtttttctcTACAGTGGGAAAG gttCGAGATGTGAGGATGATTTCTGATAGAAATTCAAGACGTTCCAAAGGAATTGCTTATGTGGAGTTTGTTGATGTTAGCTCAGTGCCTCTAGCAATAGGATTGACTGGCCAACGAGTTTTAGGAGTGCCAATCATAGTACAGGCATcacag GCAGAAAAAAACAGAGCTGCAGCAATGGCAAACAATTTACAAAAGGGAAGTGCAGGACCTATGAGGCTTTATGTGGGCTCATTACACTTTAACATAACTGAAGATATGCTTCGGGGGATCTTTGAGCCTTTTGGAAGG ATTGAAAGTATCCAGCTTATGATGGACAGTGAAACAGGTCGATCTAAAGGATATGGGTTTATTACA TTTTCAGACTCGGAATGTGCCAAAAAGGCTTTGGAACAACTTAATGGATTTGAACTAGCAGGAAGGCCAATGAAAGTTGGTCATGTTACTGAACGTACGGATGCTTCCAGTGCTAGTTCATTTTTGGATAGTGATGAACTGGAAAGGACTGGAATTGACTTGGGAACAACTGGTCGTCTCCAATTAATGGCAAGACTTGCAGAGG GTACAGGTTTACAGATTCCACCAGCAGCACAGCAGGCTCTGCAAATGAGTGGCTCTTTGGCATTTGGTGCTGTGGCAG ATTTGCAAACAAGACTTTCCCAACAGACTGAAG ctTCAGCTTTAGCTGCAGCTGCCTCTGTTCAACCACTTGCAACACAGTGTTTCCAACTCTCTAACATGTTTAATCCTCAAAC AGAAGAAGAAGTTGGATGGGATACAGAGATTAAGGATGATGTGATTGAAGAATGTAATAAACATGGAGGAGTTATTCATATTTATGTTGACAAAAATTCAGCTCAG GGCAATGTGTATgtgaagtgcccatcaattgctGCAGCTATTGCTGCTGTCAATGCATTGCATGGCAGGTGGTTTGCTG GTAAAATGATTACAGCAGCATATGTACCTCTTCCAACTTACCACAACCTCTTTCCTGATTCTATGACAGCAACACAACTACTGGTTCCAAGTAGACGATGA
- the RBM39 gene encoding RNA-binding protein 39 isoform X5 codes for MQLAARIRPRDLEEFFSTVGKVRDVRMISDRNSRRSKGIAYVEFVDVSSVPLAIGLTGQRVLGVPIIVQASQAEKNRAAAMANNLQKGSAGPMRLYVGSLHFNITEDMLRGIFEPFGRIESIQLMMDSETGRSKGYGFITFSDSECAKKALEQLNGFELAGRPMKVGHVTERTDASSASSFLDSDELERTGIDLGTTGRLQLMARLAEGTGLQIPPAAQQALQMSGSLAFGAVAEFSFVIDLQTRLSQQTEASALAAAASVQPLATQCFQLSNMFNPQTEEEVGWDTEIKDDVIEECNKHGGVIHIYVDKNSAQGNVYVKCPSIAAAIAAVNALHGRWFAGKMITAAYVPLPTYHNLFPDSMTATQLLVPSRR; via the exons ATGCAGCTGGCAGCAAGAATTCGACCAAGGgatctggaagagtttttctcTACAGTGGGAAAG gttCGAGATGTGAGGATGATTTCTGATAGAAATTCAAGACGTTCCAAAGGAATTGCTTATGTGGAGTTTGTTGATGTTAGCTCAGTGCCTCTAGCAATAGGATTGACTGGCCAACGAGTTTTAGGAGTGCCAATCATAGTACAGGCATcacag GCAGAAAAAAACAGAGCTGCAGCAATGGCAAACAATTTACAAAAGGGAAGTGCAGGACCTATGAGGCTTTATGTGGGCTCATTACACTTTAACATAACTGAAGATATGCTTCGGGGGATCTTTGAGCCTTTTGGAAGG ATTGAAAGTATCCAGCTTATGATGGACAGTGAAACAGGTCGATCTAAAGGATATGGGTTTATTACA TTTTCAGACTCGGAATGTGCCAAAAAGGCTTTGGAACAACTTAATGGATTTGAACTAGCAGGAAGGCCAATGAAAGTTGGTCATGTTACTGAACGTACGGATGCTTCCAGTGCTAGTTCATTTTTGGATAGTGATGAACTGGAAAGGACTGGAATTGACTTGGGAACAACTGGTCGTCTCCAATTAATGGCAAGACTTGCAGAGG GTACAGGTTTACAGATTCCACCAGCAGCACAGCAGGCTCTGCAAATGAGTGGCTCTTTGGCATTTGGTGCTGTGGCAG AATTCTCTTTTGTTATAGATTTGCAAACAAGACTTTCCCAACAGACTGAAG ctTCAGCTTTAGCTGCAGCTGCCTCTGTTCAACCACTTGCAACACAGTGTTTCCAACTCTCTAACATGTTTAATCCTCAAAC AGAAGAAGAAGTTGGATGGGATACAGAGATTAAGGATGATGTGATTGAAGAATGTAATAAACATGGAGGAGTTATTCATATTTATGTTGACAAAAATTCAGCTCAG GGCAATGTGTATgtgaagtgcccatcaattgctGCAGCTATTGCTGCTGTCAATGCATTGCATGGCAGGTGGTTTGCTG GTAAAATGATTACAGCAGCATATGTACCTCTTCCAACTTACCACAACCTCTTTCCTGATTCTATGACAGCAACACAACTACTGGTTCCAAGTAGACGATGA
- the ROMO1 gene encoding reactive oxygen species modulator 1, whose product MPVAVGPYGQSQPSCFDRVKMGFVMGCAVGMAAGALFGTFSCLRIGMRGRELMGGIGKTMMQSGGTFGTFMAIGMGIRC is encoded by the exons ATGCCGGTGGCCGTGGGTCCGTACGGACAATCTCAGCCAAGCTGCTTCGACCGCGTGAAGATGGGCTTTGTGATGGGTTGTGCCGTGGGCATGGCGGCCGGGGCGCTCTTCGGCACCTTTTCCTGTCTCAG GATCGGAATGCGGGGTCGGGAGCTGATGGGCGGCATTGGGAAAACCATGATGCAGAGTGGCGGAACATTTGGCACATTCATGGCCATCGGGATGGGCATCCGGTGCTAA